Within the Marinitoga litoralis genome, the region CATCATTATGTTTTTCAGTACCTGTTAAAAAGTAACTAATAGGATCCATTGAACCTATATAATTCATAACTCCATCCCAAGATAGATTTTCAATCCATTCTTTTGGGGATTCATAATCTTCCGCAAAAATTATTGCATCTTTATTAGCTCTTTTTACTATAGTTCTAAAATATCTCCAAAATGTTTTATTAACATTTTTATTTTTTCCTAAATCTCTAGCGACATCTAATCTCCAACCATCGGCATTAAATGGTTCTGTTACCCACTTTTTCCCTATTTCTGAAATATATTTCCAAAGCAACATTGTTTTATCATAATTTAATTTAGGCAAAGATTTATATCCCCACCATCCTTCATATTCACCATTATTCCAATAGAAATACTCAGATTCAGGAGAGTTTGGATCATTAACCACTCCAACATCTTTTCCATATACATTATATTCGTTTACCCATTTATGATATGAACCACAATGATTAAATACACCATCTAACACTATTCTTATATTTCTTTTATGTGCTTCTTCAACTAATTTAGCAAAAAGTTTATCACTTTCAATTAAATTCTTTTCTGATGTTGTTCTTACCTTATACTTTTCATTTAAATCATCTGTATCTTCTACAATAACCCCTAAATGCGGATCTATATGTTCATAGTCTTGAGTGTCATATTTATGAGGACTAGGAGAAACAAAAATCGGATTTAAATAAATTACTTCTATACCTAATTCTTGTAAATAATCCAATTTGTCAATTATACCTTGCAAGTCTCCTCCATAAAATTCTTTATGGCCTTTTGTTGGATGAGGTAATTCGTTCCATTCTTTTTTTATAATAGGCTCACCATCATATATGTATTCTCCATTTACGGGATCATTTGATGTATCACCATTATTGAATCTATCTGGAAAAATTTGATAGTAAACTGCTCCTATTGCCCAATCAGGGACCTCAAAATCTGGTATAATTACAAAATCCTCAATATGCCTATTTTCTACAATTCCTTGAGAATCATATTTTATTGTTCTATTTTCTTTTAAAAAATCAATCTCAAAATGGTATCTTACAAATCTTTCAGTTAAAGTAAATTTCGTTGAATAATACCAAAAATATTCATTTTCATGTTCTAAATGCATATTCGTATGTTTATATCTATGAGCATTTTTTTTAGTTGCTAAATATAACTTACCTGAAACTTCACCATATTTTTTTGGTATTCTTATTTTTATAGTAATTTCATCACCAATTTTTGGATTAGTGGGATTTAAAAAATTGTTACTTTGGTCGGAATATATTCCGAATATCATATAATCATCCTCCATTTAATTCATTAAGCTCGTTATTTATTTCAATTTCTCTTTTTGTAATTTCTTCAAGCTTATGTTCTAAAAGTTCTTTTTCATTTTGTAATTCTACTAGCTTTTGATAATTTTGAGAATACGTAATCATTAAATTTTCAATATTTTCAATTTCAATAATTATTTTTTCAAATTCATTTTCAAGCTTTTCCTTTTCCCTTTCTAATGATTTTATTCTATTTTTTATTTTCTTAGCCCTTTCATAATCTACATTTTCATTATTTTCTTTTTTTAATTTAAAAGATTCTTTTAATAAAATAGGAAAAAGGTTTTCAAAATTAGAAAACTCTGATAATTTACTATCATTAATTAAGAAATATCTATCTGATAAACTTGTAATTAATTTTTCATCATGAGAAACCATTATTATAGAACCTTTGAATTCTTTTAATGTTTCTTCTAATGTTTGAACTGTAAATATATCTAAATGGTTTGTTGGCTCATCTAATATTAAAACATTTGGTTTTTGCAATATCAACTTAGCCAAAGCTAATCTTGTTAACTCTCCTCCACTTAATGTTTCTACATCTTTAAATACAGAATCTCCAGAAAAACCAAATCTACCTAAATATTTTCTTACTTCAAAATCTTGCCAATCAGGAACTTCCTTCCAAATAATATCCATTACGTTTAAGGATTTATTTAATGAAGAAATAACTTGATCAAGATAACCTATTTTAATATTATATCCCCATTCTATTGTACCCTTATTAGGTGTCAATTTACCCATCAACAATTTTAATAATGTTGATTTACCACTACCATTTTTACCAAGAATTGTTATTTTTTCTCCTTCATTAATCTCAAAATTTATATTTTTTAATATCTCCTTATTATCATCATATTTGAAATTTAAATTTTTTACAGTTATAACTTTATACCCTGTCCTAGTTGGTTCTGGAATTTTAATTTTTATAACTTGTTGTTCTGCCAAAGAATCTATTTCTTCATATTCTTTAATTATTTTATCCCTAAGCATTTCTCTGAATTTAGCTTGTTTCATCATTTTTTCAGTTCCCCATTTTCGGAAACGCTCTATCATTTCATTTAACCTTTTTATTTCTTTTTCTAAATTCTTCTTCCTATTAGTTACATTAATTAACATATTTTCTCTAAGATTTAAATATTGATCATAATTTCCAGGGAAATCCCATACTTTGAAGTTATTAATTTCCCAAAATCTATTAGCCAATTCTTTTATAAACTTTCTATCGTGCGAAACAAATATTAAAGCCCCTTTGAAATTTTTCAAATAATTTATTAGCCAATTAATAGAATATATATCTAAATGGTTAGTAGGTTCATCTAATATTAAAAGATTATAATCTCCTGCTAAAACTCTACCTAATGCTAACCTTGTTAATTCACCACCACTAAGCGATTTTATTTTTCTATTCCATTCATTTTCTTCAAATCCCATACCCTTTAGTACTGATCTAACTAATTTATTCTTCATTTCATCATTTATATTTCTTTCAATTTCTTTTAATACATATTCAAATAACGATAAATCCATTTCATCTGCTCTAAATTGTTTTAAATATCCTAATTTTAAATTCTTTGTTCTTAGTACATTCCCTTCTAAAGGCTCTATTTCTCCATTTATTATTCTTAAAAGTGTTGTTTTCCCAGAACCATTTGGCCCAATTAATGCTATTCTATCATTTTCGTAAACAGACAAATTGACATCATAGAAGATGTCTTGATTTCCAAAATTATGAGAAACATTTTCTATTTTAAAAAACATTTTGTCACCTCAACGATAATACTTAAACGATATTATATAAATTGATTATAACATTAAAATTATTACATTAAGATTATAACATCAATATTTTAAATTTAAAAACACCTAAAAAATATTTATTTCCTTCAACTGGTAACCATGAAGGATCAAATTTAAAAAAATCATTTAATTTAATGATTTTTATATATCCTCCACCTTCAATTGGTCCTGTATGATATATTAAGTATGGTTCATTTTCATATACTATATAAATCATTAAATGATATGGAAAATCTGGATCTTCCGGATGAAAAAAAGCTAGTATATCTCCAGATTTAGCCTTTCTAATATCTTTTGTAACAAAATCCATATTAAATTCTATTAAATACCTTGCTGTAACAAATTCCGAAAAATCCTTTTCTACATTTTTAATATCAAACATTCCATTATTTTTTCTAAAAATTTTTACTCCTAAAAAAGGTATATTAGGATAATTATATCTCAAATCTTCAAATATAGGTCCATTATAATTATTTTCAGCTAACCATCTTGCATTGTGTTTCTTTAACGTTTCTTTATATGCAAATCTTATTAAACCAGCACAATCATTATAATTATTAGGTAAATTGTTTTCAATAGCAGTATTAATAACAATGTTAGTAAACCAATTTCTAAAAATAATACTTTCCTCTTCAGCTAATTCCAAAGAATCCTCAAATCCATTTAAATTCTTATCTAAGGGGATATATTCTTTTTTACATCCATATAGAAATAATAATATTATTATGAAGGCAATAAAAAATTTTTTCATTTTAAAAACCCATTTTTTCTATATATATTTCTTGATATTCATAATTCATATTAAAATAATTAGTTAAATAATAATGGTATAATTCATGAATAATTGTATTTCTAAATATATTTAGTCTTTTTAATACATAAAAAGGTTCTGTAATTATAATATTTTCTTCTGGAATATATATTGCTGCTTTTGAATACTGCTGACCGGTAAGAAAATTATATTCATATAATGAATCTGTTTCAATGATAATTACTTCGAATTTTTCATTGAAATAATAGTTCAAATCCAAATCATATGGATATATATGAACCTTATACCCAAAAACAAATAAATTAATTATCAATAATATTAATATCAATAATTTTCGAGCTTCCATATACCCCACTCCAATACATTGAATAACCTACTGTGTGTAAAAGTTTATATTTCCCTATAGCTGTTGGTTTCCAATAATAATCAAATGTTCCTTCTTTATAACCATTAGCAAAAAACGATATCTTATTATTATTTATCTGATAAGAACTATACCAATAATTCCAACTATCATACCAATTATAATAGAATTTATAAGATGGTTTAATTGTGTTTTCATTATAATTAGTAAGTATTTGAGATGCACCTATAAAAGGATCTTCAAATATTAAATATGCTGGTATTTTAGATTTAAAGTGTATCTTTGTTTTTATAAAATCGGATAAATGTATATTATGTTGTCCGTTTATAAATGTAATTTCAAATTTTCCATAACTAGATAATGGAATAGCGTTTCCTTCAAATTTTACTGTACCATAGTATATATTTTTATCTAATATTCTAGACGAGCTTATAGGTAAAACATATTCTAACTTTTCTTCGCTAAATTTATACATTGAATCTCCAAATAAATAAATTTCACCGTCAAATGTATCAACATGATAGATATTTTTACTTAATTCAATAACCTTATCGCCTATTATTAAATTATTATTTTTTAATACTACTACACTATTATTTAATATTGCAAAATCAATTATATTTTCATCTATCTTTTTATTTGATATTATTTCGAACAATCCTTTAGAAGTATGAATATATATTTTATTATTTATAGCTCTTAAAGAATATGGATAACCATAACTTTGTCCGTTTATAATCATTTCACCTTTATTAATTTCAATGAATATATTATATAATTGAAACTTTTCATCTTTCCCTTTGTATAACCATATATATTCATTACCTCTTTTTTCTAAATTATTAATAGGCAATATTTTTACTTTTTCAGGAATAAAATTTTTATTCAATGGCATAAATATATCAACTAAATGCTTTTTATTTTCTTGAGAGACAATCATAGGATAATTTTTATATAGTGTTTTTTCTATTTTTATTCCATTGTCTATAGATTCCTTATCTATTATTTCTTTTTCAATTATCTTCATATTATTTATTTTTAAATTTGCAAAATCTAATAATGCTATATTTACCCTAGCTTTATCTTTTGTTGAATGCCATTTATTTAACAAAAGATATTTTAATACTTTAAATGATAAATTTTTTTCATCTTTTTGAGATAACAGTTTTAATAACCAAGAATTCAATTCTATATGACTTATAAAATAATCATTATTATATTCTAAATAAGCTAAATCATTTAATACTTTTATTTTAGATTTTAGCTTATTATATGCATCCTCATCAAAGAAGGCTAAAAACAACAAATCAAAATCATTTTCTGGTTCAATATTAATATCTATATTATATAAATTTAAAACATACCAAACATAACCTTTATAATTTGATTTTGAAAATTCCCCTTTTAAAAATTTTAATCCATTCTCAATAACTTTTTTATCAATTATATTTTTATCAATAGCAATATTAGAATTATTTATATAATAAAATAATTCTAATACGTACGAGGTTATATATGTATCTGATTTATCATTAGGCCACCAACCCCAGCCACCGTCTTTATTCTGATATTTATATACTCTATATATAACATCATTTAGTTTTAATCCATTATAACTATTTAAGACTCCAGATATAACAGAAGATACAGTTTGTTCAGCACAATAATATGGATATTCTAATAACTCTTCTATATTATTATTTATAACATCATTTATATCAAAAATAGATCCGTCTTTACTTTGTATAATTTCTTTTTCATTTCTTTTTAAAATCTCATCGTAAACTTTGAAATTCAATTTAACAACATCTTTTTCAAAATCAAATACAATTGGATATACCCCTTCATTATTTGTTTTTATTGTGAATTTAATAATATTATTAGAGTTTTGTTTTACATTTATAATACCTGTTTTAGGATAAATATCCAAATCGCTATTTATATTAAAGTTTATCTTTATATCATTTTTTGTATTATTATATGCTACTAATGGAAACTCAAAATAATCACCTTTAACCGCAAATTGTGGTAATATTGGCCTTATATAAAAATCCTTTGTCGATATATAGTTTTCTTTTATAGTCCCAACTCTACTATTTGATACTCCATTTATTGTTATTCTAAATGAAGTAATTGTGTCGGGATTTTTAAAAGAAATTTTTGCATAACCATTTTTTGTTTTAATAGAAGGTAACCATAATGCAGTATCAGGGAAAAACTCTCTAGTATTTGATTTTTGAGAATTTACAGCTTTGGTAGAAGCCAAAATATTTTTTGAAGTAGGTAAACTTGCTCTAGAAAAATAAAAAAAGTATTTATTAGAAGTATCAATAATAATTTCAGGATTGTATAACTCAGGATATACAATTTTTTCAAAATCAAAATTATTATCAACTAATCCAAAAATAGATTCATCTACAACAGATATAGTATATTCGGCATCTTCTGATGAAAAAACTTCCAAATCTACAGTTTCTTTTGGATTATATACATCTTTTGATAATTTAATAGAAAATTTCAGATTTCTGTTTTTACCTACATCTATTTTTTCAATTCCTTTTATTATTTTATGATTTTCTATGTAAAAATAAACAATAAATATGTTATTTTCTAAAATCAAATCAGGAATTTTTAATATTTTTCCTTCATCATATAATTTTCTACCGCATAAAAATGCATAACCATTAAAATCTATTAATTTTATTTCATTGTTATCTATAGTGTAATTTATCTTTTCTCTTTCTTGAAGGTGTTTTGAAGTATATGTGTATACATAAGTATAAGAATCATTATAAGAAAGTTTTATTTTATATGATCCTTCTTGATTAATTAAAAGAGGTATATTAAAGTTAGTTTCAAAAGGAATTGAAGAGGAAAATACTATATTATCTAATTCATCAAAAAGTTCTACTTTAATATTTCCAGAAACACCATTACCATTTATATCAGTTACACTACCTGATACGGTAAATTCCTTATCAATTTTACTTTGATAATAATAATTATTTGTTTTAATTAGATAATTTCCGCTATATATTTTAACTGATATCTCATCTTCCATTTGCCTTTGACTTTCATCTATTGTTATTATTTGTAAAACATAATATCCATTGTGATCATTTTGTACTTTTATTGGAAGAACAATTTTCCCATTTTTATCAGTGAATGAAATCCCCTGATATATTAAATTTTGATTATTAGAATTTAATGGATAATATCTAATATAATATGCAACTTGAGCATTACTAACTGGTTCCTCATTATAATATTTTAATTGAACCATATAGTTTATTATTTCATCTGAAAAATAATATTCTTTATCTGAACTTAGTGAAATTACATAATCTGGTTTAATATAATTTTGAACATAAAAACCAAAATATTCTTCTTCACCATTAAATGATGCTATTAGAGAATAATATCCTACTGGCAATTCTTTATTTAATATATAATCAAAATACCCTCCACCAAATTCATCTGTGTTTATTTCTTCATTAAATAATTCCAAATCCGATAGACCTTTTAATTTCAACGAAACTTTCCCGTTCTTTTTTGGAGAGTATATATTTTCATCTGCTTTAAAAATATGTATTTTTACATGCAAAGTATCCCCAGGTTTATATATTGGCTTATCAGTTATAATAACAATTTTATTATCTGTATATGTTTTATACGGTTTATATATATCTTTAATTGCATATGAATTATTTTTTATCGCAACAATTTTTTTTAGATTATATATCTTAATATTTAACTCGTAAACATCTGTATATTTATATATTTGGTTATTATTATCAATTAAAAAAATATCAGTATTATCTACATTTTCTTTCTTTAAATCAATAATTTTTATTTTTAAATTTTGACCATCATATATAGTAATAAAATCTATAGATTTTACTATTACTATGTTATAATATGTAGTTTCTTTACCCTCTAATTCAAGTAAATAAACACCCTCGTTTTTTATTTTTTCATAATATGTATTATTTTTAAATTCAATTTTTTTAGAATATAATAATTCTTTTTTTAATTCATCAATTCTTTTTTCGTGATAGAATATATCCATCGGATCAATAACATTATATACTTTTAACAAAATATCCTTTTCTTCATACCCTCTAATTTTTATATCCTCCCCCGGATATAATTGTGTATTTTCAATATACACATATGAAAAAATATTAATAATCAATATCAAAAACAAAAATATTATAATAAATCTCTTCATTTAATCACCTAGATTTATTTTTATATTCATACATCCTTTTATCAGCAATTTCAATTAATAAATCAACATTTTCTCCATCATCTGGAAATACTGAAATACCATAACTTGATGAAATATTAATTTTTAATTTTTCAAACACAAATGGATCTTCTAATGACTTTTGAATTTTCTCAATTACTTTTTTAGCTCCAGCATAATCAGCATTATTTAAAACAACAATAAATTCATCTCCGCCTATTCTAGCAAAAATATCGCTCTCTCTTATAACGCTAGAAACTTTTTTAGTAAAAAACTTTAAAACTTCATCACCAACATTATGTCCATATTTATCATTAAATGTCTTAAATTTGTTAATATCCATATATATAAAAGCTAGTTTCATAGAATTTCTCTTAGCTATTTTTATAATATCTTTTATTTTAATCATAAAAGCTTGCCTATTATATATTTTTGTTAAATAATCAAATTCAGCTGCTTGACGCAATTGTTTATTTGCTTGTATTTTCCACAATAAAAAATCTAGATTGGCTTTAATAATTTTTGCAAAATTAAATTCATAATTTTCAAATTTATTATCAAATGTATCTAATGTTATAGCACCATATAATTCTCCCTTAACCGTTAGAGGAATATATAATGTTTCTTTAATTTCGTTTATTTTCCCATATTTATCAAATATATCTTTTTCGCTTTTAGGATATGTATATTCTTTATTCCAATTTTCAACTAAAAAAGGTTCCAAAATATTCCTATCATTTAATTCGTTCTTTAACCTAACATCTGTAAAATGCTTTATATCATATCCATTCATTGCTTTATATTCATATTCTCCCTGATCATTCAAAAGAACAAATGCTCCTGCTTGAGCATGCGGAATTATTTCTACAAGATTATCTATAATAATTTTATATATATTTTCATCACTTTCACTATTTAATAATTTATTTGATAATTCAATAAACTCATTAATAAAAATATTTTCATATTCAATTCTTTCTAAATATTTTTTTTCTCTTGTTATATCAATCCCAGAAGAAATTACATAAACAACTTCATCATTTTCTATTATATAACTGTTTTTCCAGGATATAATTCTTTTTTCACCATCTTTAGTAATAATTTCATTTTCATAATTTTCTACATGCTTAATTTTACCGTTTACCATATCAATAAATACTTTTTTTATGTTTTCTTTTATATCTTCAGGTATAAAATTATCAAACCAATTCAATCCTAAAACTTCTGATTTACTTACGCCTAGTATTTCTAATGCTTTCTGATTAATATCTGATATGCATCCTTTTCTATCTAAAACCACATTTATTGTTGGAGACATATTAAAATAATTTTCAAACTTGCTTTTCTCAAAAGTTAAAGCTTGCTCTATTTTTTTTCTTTCAGTAATATCATAATCAATTTCTTGTATAATAAAACTATCTTTGAGTTTTATTGGTGAAACATGCGATTCCACCCATTTAACACCATCTTTTGATATAATTCTTTTTTCAAAAACTCTAATTAACTCATTATTTTCAATTGATTCATTTAATCTCTTTATAAGATCAATTTCTGATTCTGATAATAGAGAATAAAAAGATAAACCGATCATTTCATCAGGTGATTTAAAGCCGTATAATGTTGCAGCAGCTTTGTTAGCTTTTATTAAATTTAATTTCTTATCCCAATAAATAATAGCTTGATCTGAATAATTAAATAGGTTTTTGTATAAAGTATCTTCCATAACATCACCTACATTTAAGATATTTTACATATCTATTATATCAAAAAAACAAAATTAAAAAAAATGAATGGGATTTACCCATTCATTTTAAATTAAATACTTATGCCATTTCTAATGCTATTTTCATCATATTTGTGAATGATTTCATTCTTTCTTCACTTGTTGTTGCTTTCATAGTTACTAATGAATCAGAAACTGTTAATAAACATGCTGCATTTTTACCTGTCACCTTAGCATTTGCGAATAATGCAAATGATTCCATTTCAACAGCTATACAACCATAATTATCTCTGATCTTTTTATAATCTTCAAAATTTTGTCTGTAAAATACATCAGAACTATGAATTCTACCTTTATGAATAGGAATACTTAATTTTTTAGCAGCATCTTCTAATCTTTTATTTAAATCTTCAGATGGCTTTAAAATATTATCTTCTATTCCAGCCATAACTTTAGCATAGGTAGATTCACTATATGCATCTTCTACTAAAATAACATCATATAAATCAATATCTTCAGAATATGCTCCACATGATCCAACTCTTATAATATTTTGAACATCATAAAATTTAAATAATTCATATGAGTATATTCCAATACTTGGCATACCCATACCGCTTCCCATAACACTTATTTTTTTACCTTTATATGTTCCTGTATAACCAAACATATTCCTTACTTTATTAAATAAAATTGGATTTTCTAAAAAATTTTCAGCTATAAATTTAGCTCTTAAAGGATCTCCTGGCATAATAACTGTTTCAGCAATAATTCCTTTTTTATCAACTTCTATATGTGGTGTTGGTATCATTTTTATTCCTCCTTTTAGAAATTAACAATTCCATTATACTCTTATTAATTTAAATTCAAAAGAATAAAATTATAATTTCTTAAAATTTATGATAAAATATATGAGATATTGAATGAGAGGTGCTTATATGATTAGATTATTTTTTATGTTCTTTAAAATCTCCGCCTTAGCATTAGGCGGCGGTTATGCAATGATTCCTGTCATGCTTAAAAATTTAACTTCATATAATATTTTATCAGAAGAAGAATTTAAAGAAATCCTTTCTATAGCTCAAGCAATGCCAGGACCAATTGCTTTTAAAGTCTCTTGGTTAATAGGGAAAAAAATAAATGGCATAAAAGGCTCTTTAGTAACATCTCTAGGAGTATTAATTCCACCATTTTTTAGTATAGTATTAATAGCTACTATATTAAAAAAATATTCTAATAACAATTATGTTTTAGCATTTACAAGAGGTGCATATGCTTCTTTAGTAGGAATGGTTGCAGGAATTTTATATGATTTTATTAAAACCACCAAAACAAATATTTATGATATATTTATAATAATATTTTCAACCCTAATAATGTTTGTTTATCCCAAATATACAGTTATAGTATTTTTTTCCTCTATAATTTTATTCTATTTTTTAGAAAAAGGATATGGTAAAAATGCTTAAAATGA harbors:
- the abc-f gene encoding ribosomal protection-like ABC-F family protein, with product MFFKIENVSHNFGNQDIFYDVNLSVYENDRIALIGPNGSGKTTLLRIINGEIEPLEGNVLRTKNLKLGYLKQFRADEMDLSLFEYVLKEIERNINDEMKNKLVRSVLKGMGFEENEWNRKIKSLSGGELTRLALGRVLAGDYNLLILDEPTNHLDIYSINWLINYLKNFKGALIFVSHDRKFIKELANRFWEINNFKVWDFPGNYDQYLNLRENMLINVTNRKKNLEKEIKRLNEMIERFRKWGTEKMMKQAKFREMLRDKIIKEYEEIDSLAEQQVIKIKIPEPTRTGYKVITVKNLNFKYDDNKEILKNINFEINEGEKITILGKNGSGKSTLLKLLMGKLTPNKGTIEWGYNIKIGYLDQVISSLNKSLNVMDIIWKEVPDWQDFEVRKYLGRFGFSGDSVFKDVETLSGGELTRLALAKLILQKPNVLILDEPTNHLDIFTVQTLEETLKEFKGSIIMVSHDEKLITSLSDRYFLINDSKLSEFSNFENLFPILLKESFKLKKENNENVDYERAKKIKNRIKSLEREKEKLENEFEKIIIEIENIENLMITYSQNYQKLVELQNEKELLEHKLEEITKREIEINNELNELNGG
- a CDS encoding glycoside hydrolase family 13 protein; its protein translation is MIFGIYSDQSNNFLNPTNPKIGDEITIKIRIPKKYGEVSGKLYLATKKNAHRYKHTNMHLEHENEYFWYYSTKFTLTERFVRYHFEIDFLKENRTIKYDSQGIVENRHIEDFVIIPDFEVPDWAIGAVYYQIFPDRFNNGDTSNDPVNGEYIYDGEPIIKKEWNELPHPTKGHKEFYGGDLQGIIDKLDYLQELGIEVIYLNPIFVSPSPHKYDTQDYEHIDPHLGVIVEDTDDLNEKYKVRTTSEKNLIESDKLFAKLVEEAHKRNIRIVLDGVFNHCGSYHKWVNEYNVYGKDVGVVNDPNSPESEYFYWNNGEYEGWWGYKSLPKLNYDKTMLLWKYISEIGKKWVTEPFNADGWRLDVARDLGKNKNVNKTFWRYFRTIVKRANKDAIIFAEDYESPKEWIENLSWDGVMNYIGSMDPISYFLTGTEKHNDDFKPELIGNSEWFINHLKWAWSQLPLNSKYISLNQLSNHDHSRWATRTTKKVGRAHTLGHDEASKSIDWDIFKIGYLMSFTLPGAPGLYYGDEIGLGGWTDPDNRRTFPWDKLNDEKSQELLNFMKNMIKLYKESSALRRGSIEFLKWDKGFISYGVWNNDEHLVIVININEGLYEFEIPVWLSEIYDGILIPVFSSNSNKMDNIEVYNGIITGNIQGKSFFVFKKV
- a CDS encoding DUF1175 family protein codes for the protein MKKFFIAFIIILLFLYGCKKEYIPLDKNLNGFEDSLELAEEESIIFRNWFTNIVINTAIENNLPNNYNDCAGLIRFAYKETLKKHNARWLAENNYNGPIFEDLRYNYPNIPFLGVKIFRKNNGMFDIKNVEKDFSEFVTARYLIEFNMDFVTKDIRKAKSGDILAFFHPEDPDFPYHLMIYIVYENEPYLIYHTGPIEGGGYIKIIKLNDFFKFDPSWLPVEGNKYFLGVFKFKILML
- a CDS encoding alpha-2-macroglobulin family protein, with the protein product MKRFIIIFLFLILIINIFSYVYIENTQLYPGEDIKIRGYEEKDILLKVYNVIDPMDIFYHEKRIDELKKELLYSKKIEFKNNTYYEKIKNEGVYLLELEGKETTYYNIVIVKSIDFITIYDGQNLKIKIIDLKKENVDNTDIFLIDNNNQIYKYTDVYELNIKIYNLKKIVAIKNNSYAIKDIYKPYKTYTDNKIVIITDKPIYKPGDTLHVKIHIFKADENIYSPKKNGKVSLKLKGLSDLELFNEEINTDEFGGGYFDYILNKELPVGYYSLIASFNGEEEYFGFYVQNYIKPDYVISLSSDKEYYFSDEIINYMVQLKYYNEEPVSNAQVAYYIRYYPLNSNNQNLIYQGISFTDKNGKIVLPIKVQNDHNGYYVLQIITIDESQRQMEDEISVKIYSGNYLIKTNNYYYQSKIDKEFTVSGSVTDINGNGVSGNIKVELFDELDNIVFSSSIPFETNFNIPLLINQEGSYKIKLSYNDSYTYVYTYTSKHLQEREKINYTIDNNEIKLIDFNGYAFLCGRKLYDEGKILKIPDLILENNIFIVYFYIENHKIIKGIEKIDVGKNRNLKFSIKLSKDVYNPKETVDLEVFSSEDAEYTISVVDESIFGLVDNNFDFEKIVYPELYNPEIIIDTSNKYFFYFSRASLPTSKNILASTKAVNSQKSNTREFFPDTALWLPSIKTKNGYAKISFKNPDTITSFRITINGVSNSRVGTIKENYISTKDFYIRPILPQFAVKGDYFEFPLVAYNNTKNDIKINFNINSDLDIYPKTGIINVKQNSNNIIKFTIKTNNEGVYPIVFDFEKDVVKLNFKVYDEILKRNEKEIIQSKDGSIFDINDVINNNIEELLEYPYYCAEQTVSSVISGVLNSYNGLKLNDVIYRVYKYQNKDGGWGWWPNDKSDTYITSYVLELFYYINNSNIAIDKNIIDKKVIENGLKFLKGEFSKSNYKGYVWYVLNLYNIDINIEPENDFDLLFLAFFDEDAYNKLKSKIKVLNDLAYLEYNNDYFISHIELNSWLLKLLSQKDEKNLSFKVLKYLLLNKWHSTKDKARVNIALLDFANLKINNMKIIEKEIIDKESIDNGIKIEKTLYKNYPMIVSQENKKHLVDIFMPLNKNFIPEKVKILPINNLEKRGNEYIWLYKGKDEKFQLYNIFIEINKGEMIINGQSYGYPYSLRAINNKIYIHTSKGLFEIISNKKIDENIIDFAILNNSVVVLKNNNLIIGDKVIELSKNIYHVDTFDGEIYLFGDSMYKFSEEKLEYVLPISSSRILDKNIYYGTVKFEGNAIPLSSYGKFEITFINGQHNIHLSDFIKTKIHFKSKIPAYLIFEDPFIGASQILTNYNENTIKPSYKFYYNWYDSWNYWYSSYQINNNKISFFANGYKEGTFDYYWKPTAIGKYKLLHTVGYSMYWSGVYGSSKIIDINIIDN
- a CDS encoding sensor domain-containing diguanylate cyclase, giving the protein MEDTLYKNLFNYSDQAIIYWDKKLNLIKANKAAATLYGFKSPDEMIGLSFYSLLSESEIDLIKRLNESIENNELIRVFEKRIISKDGVKWVESHVSPIKLKDSFIIQEIDYDITERKKIEQALTFEKSKFENYFNMSPTINVVLDRKGCISDINQKALEILGVSKSEVLGLNWFDNFIPEDIKENIKKVFIDMVNGKIKHVENYENEIITKDGEKRIISWKNSYIIENDEVVYVISSGIDITREKKYLERIEYENIFINEFIELSNKLLNSESDENIYKIIIDNLVEIIPHAQAGAFVLLNDQGEYEYKAMNGYDIKHFTDVRLKNELNDRNILEPFLVENWNKEYTYPKSEKDIFDKYGKINEIKETLYIPLTVKGELYGAITLDTFDNKFENYEFNFAKIIKANLDFLLWKIQANKQLRQAAEFDYLTKIYNRQAFMIKIKDIIKIAKRNSMKLAFIYMDINKFKTFNDKYGHNVGDEVLKFFTKKVSSVIRESDIFARIGGDEFIVVLNNADYAGAKKVIEKIQKSLEDPFVFEKLKINISSSYGISVFPDDGENVDLLIEIADKRMYEYKNKSR
- the deoD gene encoding purine-nucleoside phosphorylase; amino-acid sequence: MPTPHIEVDKKGIIAETVIMPGDPLRAKFIAENFLENPILFNKVRNMFGYTGTYKGKKISVMGSGMGMPSIGIYSYELFKFYDVQNIIRVGSCGAYSEDIDLYDVILVEDAYSESTYAKVMAGIEDNILKPSEDLNKRLEDAAKKLSIPIHKGRIHSSDVFYRQNFEDYKKIRDNYGCIAVEMESFALFANAKVTGKNAACLLTVSDSLVTMKATTSEERMKSFTNMMKIALEMA